The following coding sequences are from one Enterococcus sp. 4G2_DIV0659 window:
- a CDS encoding YccF domain-containing protein, producing the protein MGCLGNIIWFIFGGFIGGLTWVLAGVLWCITIVGIPIGLQCFKLAGLSFWPFGKRVVYSTSSMSFLVNILWLVLSGFWLAVGHCVSGIILCATIIGIPFGMQSFKLAKLALMPFGAQVVPTNSTYME; encoded by the coding sequence ATGGGGTGTCTAGGAAATATTATTTGGTTTATTTTTGGTGGCTTTATTGGCGGATTGACTTGGGTTTTAGCAGGAGTTCTTTGGTGTATTACAATTGTAGGGATTCCAATTGGTTTACAGTGTTTTAAATTGGCTGGGCTAAGCTTCTGGCCGTTTGGCAAAAGAGTTGTTTATAGTACAAGTAGTATGTCGTTTTTGGTAAATATTCTTTGGCTTGTCCTCAGTGGTTTTTGGCTAGCTGTCGGTCATTGTGTCAGTGGCATTATCTTGTGTGCAACGATTATTGGTATTCCATTTGGGATGCAATCATTTAAATTGGCTAAGCTTGCGTTAATGCCTTTTGGCGCTCAGGTGGTGCCTACGAATAGTACGTATATGGAATAG
- a CDS encoding Abi family protein: protein MDSDILEILEKIKQQQKISVKEQIKYMRFKHIGFNEIDESNAIKILSENTYYYKITAFRKNFERAADGKYVNLDFKHLSDLATIDMHLRYLLMKLTLDIEHSLKTKIISTITEGDDDGYSIVNEYNNYQQNSFNLRIDRQCISDKEKLEMKTNYIQVVDNIMKGRSNTKNYDYDLYCKRIDNPSIWVLLELMTFGQLSSFIKFYCEQNLFESNKYELAKIFLPYAKNVRNCAAHSRPILLYLKQEFQFNDEEKPRFPHRKLTEYVKRTEFRNNRIYHNLTNMRVHDLVSVLFLHDVYVESSGIRKNRKIELEELMTRCKRNKHIYINQPWLREKYAMFDEIIKNY from the coding sequence ATGGATAGTGATATTTTAGAGATACTTGAAAAGATAAAGCAGCAACAGAAAATTAGTGTAAAAGAACAAATAAAGTATATGCGCTTTAAACATATTGGATTTAATGAAATTGATGAATCAAACGCAATAAAAATACTATCTGAAAATACGTATTATTATAAAATAACGGCATTCAGAAAAAATTTTGAGAGAGCTGCTGATGGAAAATACGTGAATCTAGATTTTAAGCACTTGTCTGATTTAGCCACTATCGATATGCATTTAAGGTATCTTCTTATGAAATTAACATTAGATATTGAGCATTCATTAAAAACAAAAATTATATCAACTATCACAGAAGGTGATGATGATGGCTATTCAATTGTGAATGAATATAATAATTACCAGCAAAACAGTTTTAATCTTCGAATAGACAGACAATGTATTTCTGATAAAGAAAAACTAGAGATGAAGACGAATTATATTCAGGTAGTGGATAACATAATGAAAGGGAGAAGTAATACAAAGAATTATGATTACGACTTGTACTGCAAAAGAATCGATAATCCATCTATTTGGGTACTTTTAGAATTAATGACTTTCGGTCAATTGTCATCATTTATCAAGTTTTATTGTGAACAAAATTTGTTTGAATCAAATAAATATGAATTGGCTAAAATTTTTCTTCCGTATGCAAAAAATGTAAGAAACTGCGCAGCTCATAGTAGACCTATTTTATTATATTTAAAACAAGAATTTCAATTTAATGATGAAGAAAAGCCAAGGTTTCCTCATAGAAAACTGACAGAATATGTCAAAAGAACTGAATTTAGAAATAATCGTATTTATCATAATTTAACAAATATGAGAGTGCATGATTTAGTTTCAGTATTATTTCTCCATGATGTTTATGTAGAATCATCTGGTATTAGAAAGAATAGAAAAATTGAGTTAGAAGAGTTGATGACTAGATGTAAGCGTAATAAGCATATATACATAAATCAACCTTGGTTGCGTGAAAAATATGCTATGTTTGATGAAATAATTAAGAACTATTGA
- the menB gene encoding 1,4-dihydroxy-2-naphthoyl-CoA synthase encodes MRNWTTIKEYDEILFEQEGKVAKITINRPHVHNAFTPKTVMEMIDAFNISRDKQDIGVIILTGAGDKAFCSGGDQKVRGHGGYVGEDSVPRLNVLDLQRLIRVIPKPVIAMVKGYSIGGGNVLQLVCDLTIAADNAKFGQTGPNVGSFDGGYGSGYLARVIGHKKAKEVWFLCKQYSAEEALDMGWINTVVPLAEVEDVTMEWAEEMLKKSPLALRMIKASLNADTDGLAGIQQLAGDATLLYYTMDEAKEGRDSFKEKRDPDFDQFPKFP; translated from the coding sequence ATGAGAAACTGGACAACGATCAAAGAATACGATGAAATTTTATTTGAACAAGAAGGTAAAGTGGCGAAAATCACAATCAATCGTCCTCATGTACACAATGCCTTTACACCGAAAACAGTGATGGAAATGATCGATGCATTCAACATTAGTCGTGATAAGCAAGATATTGGCGTGATTATTTTAACTGGTGCAGGAGACAAAGCATTTTGTTCTGGCGGCGATCAAAAAGTTCGTGGACATGGTGGTTATGTAGGGGAAGATAGTGTTCCTCGTTTGAATGTTTTAGATTTACAACGTTTGATCCGTGTGATTCCAAAACCTGTAATTGCTATGGTTAAAGGCTATTCAATTGGTGGCGGAAATGTGCTGCAACTTGTGTGTGATTTAACGATCGCAGCGGATAATGCTAAATTTGGACAAACAGGACCGAATGTAGGAAGTTTTGACGGTGGCTATGGTTCCGGTTATTTAGCGCGTGTCATCGGTCATAAAAAAGCCAAAGAAGTCTGGTTCTTATGCAAACAATATTCAGCGGAAGAAGCATTGGATATGGGCTGGATAAATACTGTGGTACCATTAGCAGAAGTGGAAGATGTTACGATGGAATGGGCCGAAGAAATGTTGAAGAAAAGCCCACTTGCCTTGCGTATGATCAAAGCTTCTCTTAATGCTGATACGGATGGACTTGCTGGAATCCAACAATTAGCAGGGGATGCAACACTGCTTTATTACACAATGGATGAAGCCAAAGAAGGACGCGATTCATTTAAAGAAAAACGTGATCCTGATTTCGACCAATTCCCTAAATTTCCATAA
- a CDS encoding o-succinylbenzoate--CoA ligase, with translation MSSWLQKQVNERPDRPAFYWQDEVWSFAEVAEEVNHWVSTFSIKIPQTEKRVALFSRNSKEMYFSILALWEMGKELVFLNTHLSLTELRYQLTDAAVKVVVVAAGSSKELTEISQINLIEMSCFEPTEKSIITYSVYQSEATASIMYTSGTTGNPKGVIQCFSNHFASALATQENMEITADDCWLCPVPLFHISGLSIIIRQLVIGCSFRLYPKFDVDVITKELMQGKGTVISVVAVMLQELLQKYPKSGYAPQFKAMLLGGGPISPKALEECEKYGIPVIQSYGMTETCSQVVALSFEDASTKIGSAGKPLAGMKVKIVNDEEQVCNPNEVGEILLKGKNVIRHYLNGEQWQLVKWTADGWFKTGDMGYLDDEGYLYLVSRLSELIISGGENIYPTEIEHIIQEMPGVTEVAVIGESDKKWGAVPVAYIVGDATITESSVRKFAQAYLAKFKLPKRVYLCESLPRTASGKLAKHRLTSTEREAFLSK, from the coding sequence ATGAGTAGTTGGCTACAAAAACAAGTGAATGAACGACCTGATCGTCCTGCGTTTTATTGGCAGGATGAAGTCTGGTCGTTTGCTGAGGTTGCTGAAGAAGTCAACCATTGGGTATCGACTTTTTCCATAAAAATACCGCAAACAGAAAAACGGGTTGCGCTATTTAGCCGTAATTCAAAAGAGATGTATTTTTCGATTCTAGCGTTATGGGAAATGGGCAAAGAGCTAGTTTTTTTGAATACGCATCTAAGTTTGACGGAGCTTCGTTACCAGTTGACTGATGCAGCAGTAAAAGTGGTGGTCGTTGCTGCCGGTAGTTCGAAGGAACTGACAGAGATAAGTCAGATTAACCTGATTGAAATGAGCTGTTTTGAGCCTACTGAAAAAAGTATAATTACTTATTCTGTATACCAATCAGAAGCAACAGCTTCAATTATGTATACATCTGGAACGACTGGAAATCCGAAAGGCGTTATTCAATGTTTTAGTAACCATTTTGCCAGTGCGTTAGCAACCCAAGAGAATATGGAAATTACAGCCGATGATTGCTGGCTTTGTCCTGTACCTTTGTTTCATATTAGTGGTTTATCGATCATAATCCGCCAATTAGTAATAGGGTGTAGTTTTCGTTTATATCCTAAATTTGATGTGGACGTAATAACAAAAGAGTTGATGCAAGGAAAAGGAACCGTGATTTCTGTCGTTGCTGTTATGTTGCAAGAACTATTACAAAAGTATCCTAAATCAGGTTATGCCCCACAATTTAAAGCGATGTTGCTAGGAGGTGGACCAATTTCTCCTAAAGCTTTAGAAGAATGCGAAAAATATGGTATCCCGGTGATTCAATCCTATGGTATGACCGAAACGTGTTCTCAAGTTGTCGCCTTAAGCTTTGAAGATGCATCAACTAAGATCGGTTCAGCAGGCAAGCCGCTAGCAGGTATGAAAGTTAAGATCGTCAATGACGAAGAACAAGTATGCAATCCTAATGAAGTGGGAGAAATTCTATTAAAAGGTAAAAATGTTATTCGGCACTATTTAAACGGCGAACAATGGCAATTAGTCAAATGGACTGCAGATGGCTGGTTTAAAACAGGTGATATGGGCTATTTAGATGACGAGGGCTATCTTTATTTAGTCAGCCGCTTAAGTGAGCTGATTATTTCTGGTGGAGAAAATATTTATCCGACAGAAATTGAGCATATTATACAGGAAATGCCTGGAGTAACGGAAGTTGCTGTAATCGGTGAATCCGATAAAAAATGGGGAGCAGTGCCTGTCGCCTATATTGTGGGAGACGCGACGATTACAGAATCAAGCGTACGCAAGTTTGCTCAAGCTTATTTAGCTAAATTTAAACTACCTAAAAGAGTTTATTTGTGTGAGTCACTTCCAAGAACGGCAAGTGGAAAATTAGCGAAACATCGTTTAACATCAACAGAAAGGGAGGCTTTTTTAAGCAAATGA